A region from the Euryarchaeota archaeon genome encodes:
- a CDS encoding protein kinase gives MRSSGHRIQAGITLVFVLLIANLPTVPAQATTGTTIFSEAYSLGLPEVRAFAAGLDGGGRTYLFGGESSPTSPLSSILRFEGNSKRATNSAQVLPAQRAGATATILEWGNQGPVAGYIAGGVGEGQYTAEILRFEFATEKVSVAQGRLPSPRAFAASTGWADGMLILGGDSPAGMLSEIVFYRHMTGEVTSQPALLPTPLAGAAASQAGSQELYLFGGYAGSGGTVPTKGILRYDANSNAILTMGATLPTPRAHMAAAWNGNRIILAGGSATANGVTTFYDDVFSYDPSTDRLETLPVKLPSPRAGMYATWYGSVLYLLGGADANGPSKEIFRIAGFDWNFRFDEPRVEIKSGESKLVSGTVTSASYSGNINFNWGQTPFAINAQNLNVGPGQSVRFFVDVGVGGGFAGGTYKIVIHANDNRGTSLETILEVVVPGDEGFSAVLPSPREGTAAAYGGGGRFFVFGGRENMLDEVVEYDAATDESRVVARLPVALAGLSAVAAEQLVDGNRTCDAAGCPLYLFGGWSNDHNAKNYILGFDPATNTVALKRVALPKQTSEAAVAWVPEVGAAFIFGGADREGGTRHDQIVRYDPVKDEVRTMGAKLPRALFQATAVAHDGKVLIFGGEDTSDNLRAEILEYDPHTDTIITKGSTLPAPTSAMTGVLVEDRILLFGGASGSISSGILRYDPKTDALESLDLSLPVAVGWASGATDPRDGTALIFGGRKVDGSATNGIMKFDRERLLGGGASPIGKADWLFQIEETRTTLAGQGDLKAVKGLVIANNYSGVVKINIEWPQGIDVRPGSLDLVLAPGKIEEFFFNVEHFGKENGEFGITFIAQADRGEEQRRQLLVTLQGGDAGGGLKRNEGTATERPADPGNAFSELGALPSPRKNAAAVRWRDGSIYVIGGSSSENEILLLDNGPSEATMTGRLSVPLVAPGVVVYKPPQQDGTCAAQAECTILIIGGMSDGSPSADIYSWVPGDANVVERGAALPQGRSHFAAVYHEASGRAYLLGGLAGGASTNTVLIYDPARETITEGARLPFPVYESSAVLLEDQILVFGGRDSEARDEIMAYDIRTDAVSLKSARLPAATWGSAAFVADGKAYILGGAATGTGSSITRYDPVGDVATTLNVNLPTQLSGAAMAYDPGANRIYLAGGEIAGSGATATILSVDVATLTDARAPQDDLLGQLLAPVAAVTLAGGVGYVATNPKMRARIGALTTRVFRPREGFPSSTGGPVRYVIERELGKGGAGTAYLARDELLGRKVVIKKIFSKGLGAEARDMLLREARSASMVTHANLVTIYDVTQLEGQDVLVMEYVPGGSLEDALKRGRMEESVAILMATRVLRGLAALHRAGIVHRDMKPGNILLTAELMPKISDMGIARAPGEAHLSMPGVQPGTLLYMSPEQARGEEIDQRSDLYSIAAVIYELLTGKFYLGQVEQNEYSVRKAIVESPPVLPLENVRAGLNAILEKALAKRPPDRFQSADELRSALESLADWDPGKTATN, from the coding sequence GTGAGGTCAAGCGGTCATCGTATCCAGGCAGGGATTACCCTAGTCTTCGTGCTCCTCATCGCGAACCTGCCGACCGTTCCGGCCCAGGCGACCACAGGCACGACGATCTTCTCTGAGGCCTACAGCTTGGGCCTACCCGAGGTACGAGCTTTCGCGGCGGGCCTTGACGGCGGCGGTCGCACGTACTTGTTCGGCGGGGAGTCTTCGCCGACCTCGCCGCTCTCCTCGATCCTGCGTTTCGAAGGGAACAGCAAGAGGGCCACCAACTCGGCGCAGGTCCTTCCCGCCCAACGCGCCGGCGCGACGGCCACCATCCTCGAATGGGGTAACCAGGGGCCGGTGGCGGGCTACATCGCCGGTGGAGTCGGTGAAGGCCAGTACACGGCCGAGATCCTTCGCTTCGAGTTCGCAACGGAAAAAGTAAGCGTCGCCCAAGGTCGCCTTCCAAGCCCTCGAGCGTTCGCTGCGAGCACCGGTTGGGCCGACGGGATGCTCATCCTCGGCGGCGACAGCCCTGCGGGGATGCTTAGCGAGATCGTGTTCTATAGGCACATGACCGGCGAGGTCACGTCGCAACCGGCCCTGTTGCCCACGCCATTGGCCGGGGCCGCCGCCAGCCAAGCGGGATCCCAGGAACTCTACCTCTTCGGCGGCTACGCGGGAAGCGGTGGGACGGTCCCGACCAAAGGCATCCTTAGGTACGACGCGAACAGCAACGCCATCCTCACGATGGGCGCAACACTTCCCACACCGCGCGCCCACATGGCGGCCGCGTGGAACGGGAACCGGATCATCCTCGCCGGCGGCTCGGCGACCGCCAACGGCGTCACCACCTTCTACGACGACGTCTTCTCCTACGACCCGAGCACCGACAGGCTTGAAACGCTCCCTGTGAAACTCCCTTCGCCCCGCGCCGGCATGTACGCGACGTGGTACGGCAGCGTCCTCTATCTTCTCGGCGGCGCCGACGCGAACGGGCCTTCCAAAGAGATATTCAGGATCGCCGGGTTCGATTGGAACTTCCGTTTCGATGAGCCGCGCGTCGAGATAAAATCGGGCGAATCGAAACTGGTCTCGGGGACAGTCACGTCCGCTTCCTACTCGGGGAATATCAACTTCAACTGGGGACAGACCCCGTTCGCGATCAACGCGCAGAACTTGAACGTCGGTCCGGGCCAATCGGTTCGGTTCTTCGTGGACGTAGGCGTGGGCGGGGGATTCGCCGGGGGCACCTACAAGATCGTGATCCACGCCAACGACAACCGCGGCACATCACTGGAGACGATCCTGGAAGTGGTGGTGCCGGGGGACGAGGGCTTTTCAGCTGTCCTGCCGAGCCCGCGTGAAGGGACGGCCGCTGCCTACGGCGGCGGAGGAAGATTCTTCGTGTTCGGGGGGCGTGAAAACATGCTCGACGAAGTGGTAGAGTACGACGCTGCGACCGACGAATCGCGCGTGGTGGCTCGCCTGCCTGTCGCGCTGGCCGGACTCTCGGCGGTCGCAGCCGAGCAGTTGGTCGACGGAAACAGGACGTGCGACGCGGCCGGATGCCCCCTCTATCTCTTCGGCGGCTGGAGCAACGACCACAACGCGAAGAACTACATCTTGGGCTTCGACCCGGCGACGAACACGGTTGCGCTCAAACGCGTGGCGCTCCCAAAACAGACGTCCGAGGCCGCCGTCGCATGGGTCCCCGAGGTCGGCGCTGCTTTTATCTTCGGTGGCGCCGACCGCGAGGGAGGCACGCGCCACGACCAGATAGTGCGCTACGACCCGGTCAAAGATGAGGTGCGGACCATGGGCGCAAAGCTTCCGCGCGCACTCTTCCAAGCGACAGCCGTCGCGCATGACGGAAAGGTGCTCATATTCGGTGGAGAGGACACCTCCGACAACCTTCGCGCGGAGATCCTTGAGTACGACCCGCACACCGACACCATTATCACGAAAGGCTCGACGCTCCCGGCGCCGACGTCGGCGATGACGGGCGTCCTGGTCGAGGACCGGATCCTCCTGTTTGGCGGGGCCAGCGGATCAATATCTTCCGGCATCTTGAGATACGACCCCAAGACCGACGCCCTGGAATCGCTCGACCTGTCTCTCCCGGTGGCCGTGGGTTGGGCGAGTGGCGCGACCGACCCCCGCGATGGAACCGCGTTGATCTTCGGCGGTCGCAAGGTGGACGGCTCGGCGACCAACGGCATCATGAAGTTCGACCGAGAACGACTACTGGGTGGCGGCGCTTCACCGATCGGCAAGGCCGATTGGCTCTTCCAGATCGAGGAAACGAGAACCACGCTCGCCGGGCAGGGCGACCTGAAGGCTGTCAAGGGTCTCGTCATCGCCAACAACTACAGCGGCGTCGTGAAAATCAACATAGAGTGGCCCCAAGGCATCGATGTGAGACCCGGCTCCCTCGACCTCGTTCTCGCGCCCGGCAAGATCGAGGAGTTCTTCTTCAACGTCGAACATTTCGGCAAGGAGAACGGAGAGTTCGGGATCACCTTCATCGCACAGGCGGATCGGGGCGAGGAACAAAGGCGACAACTGCTCGTCACTCTCCAGGGAGGTGACGCGGGCGGAGGCCTGAAGCGCAATGAAGGAACCGCGACGGAGCGCCCCGCGGATCCCGGAAACGCGTTCTCCGAATTGGGCGCGCTTCCCTCGCCGCGCAAGAACGCGGCCGCCGTGCGCTGGCGAGACGGCTCCATCTATGTCATCGGTGGAAGTTCCTCGGAAAACGAGATCCTGCTCCTCGACAACGGTCCAAGCGAGGCTACGATGACGGGCAGGCTCTCGGTGCCGCTCGTGGCACCTGGTGTCGTGGTCTACAAGCCGCCCCAACAAGATGGCACGTGCGCGGCGCAGGCGGAATGCACGATCCTCATCATCGGTGGCATGAGCGACGGCAGCCCAAGCGCCGACATCTACAGCTGGGTACCAGGGGATGCTAACGTCGTCGAGCGAGGCGCCGCACTCCCCCAGGGTCGGTCGCACTTCGCGGCGGTGTACCACGAGGCAAGCGGCCGAGCGTACCTGCTTGGCGGACTCGCCGGCGGCGCAAGCACGAACACTGTCTTGATCTACGACCCGGCCAGGGAGACGATTACCGAGGGAGCCCGACTCCCGTTCCCCGTCTACGAATCGAGTGCGGTCCTTCTCGAGGACCAGATACTTGTGTTCGGCGGCCGCGACAGCGAGGCACGCGACGAGATCATGGCATATGATATCCGGACTGACGCCGTGTCCCTGAAATCAGCCCGTTTGCCGGCGGCCACTTGGGGTTCGGCCGCGTTCGTCGCGGACGGGAAGGCCTACATCCTCGGCGGCGCAGCTACGGGCACCGGCTCCTCGATAACACGCTACGACCCGGTGGGGGATGTGGCGACCACGTTGAACGTCAACCTCCCCACGCAACTCAGCGGCGCCGCGATGGCCTACGATCCCGGGGCGAACAGGATCTACCTCGCGGGAGGCGAAATCGCGGGGAGTGGAGCGACGGCGACCATCCTGAGTGTGGACGTCGCGACCCTTACCGACGCGAGGGCCCCCCAAGACGATCTATTGGGACAACTCCTCGCTCCAGTGGCCGCCGTGACGCTTGCGGGCGGGGTCGGCTACGTCGCCACGAACCCGAAGATGAGAGCGCGCATCGGGGCCCTGACGACGCGCGTCTTCAGGCCCCGCGAGGGCTTCCCTTCGAGCACCGGGGGGCCTGTGCGATACGTGATCGAGCGCGAACTCGGAAAAGGCGGCGCTGGTACGGCGTACTTGGCGCGCGACGAACTCCTTGGTCGAAAGGTCGTCATCAAGAAGATATTCTCCAAAGGGCTTGGAGCGGAGGCGCGGGACATGCTGCTTCGGGAGGCGCGTAGCGCGAGCATGGTGACGCATGCGAACCTCGTCACGATCTACGACGTCACACAGCTTGAGGGACAGGACGTCCTGGTGATGGAGTACGTCCCAGGCGGCAGTCTCGAGGACGCGTTGAAGCGCGGTCGGATGGAGGAGAGTGTCGCGATACTCATGGCGACACGGGTGCTACGCGGCCTCGCGGCGCTTCACCGGGCCGGAATCGTGCACCGGGACATGAAGCCCGGAAACATCCTTCTTACGGCGGAATTGATGCCGAAGATCTCGGACATGGGGATAGCCCGTGCCCCGGGCGAGGCCCACCTCTCGATGCCCGGGGTGCAGCCGGGCACGCTCCTATACATGAGCCCCGAGCAGGCGCGCGGCGAAGAGATCGATCAGCGTTCTGATCTTTACTCCATCGCGGCCGTGATCTATGAACTGCTGACCGGAAAGTTCTACCTGGGCCAGGTCGAGCAGAACGAGTACTCAGTGAGGAAGGCCATTGTGGAAAGTCCCCCGGTCTTGCCTTTAGAGAATGTGCGAGCCGGCCTCAACGCGATATTGGAGAAGGCGCTCGCGAAGCGCCCGCCGGATCGCTTCCAGTCGGCCGACGAATTACGTTCGGCGCTTGAATCCCTTGCCGATTGGGACCCGGGAAAGACGGCGACCAACTGA
- a CDS encoding protein translocase SEC61 complex subunit gamma: protein MQERELKTPETRSIVDKAWDVQYRIENRAKQVGKGRYGRVIKMARKPDSDEFRQVAKVTGIGIVVVGFIGFLIFFLMGFTLPWLGKVLGF, encoded by the coding sequence ATGCAGGAACGCGAACTCAAGACCCCGGAAACCAGGTCCATCGTCGACAAGGCGTGGGACGTCCAGTACCGGATCGAGAACCGCGCAAAGCAGGTCGGGAAGGGCCGCTACGGGCGCGTCATCAAGATGGCCCGGAAACCCGACTCCGACGAGTTCCGCCAGGTCGCGAAAGTGACGGGCATCGGCATCGTGGTAGTCGGTTTCATCGGTTTCCTCATCTTTTTCCTCATGGGTTTCACGCTTCCGTGGTTGGGGAAGGTCCTCGGGTTCTGA
- a CDS encoding S8/S53 family peptidase, with translation MFALLLAIAIAAPLLPIPSATADHADVGTGHDPIVVIAHIDGGINPYNPVFRDDGPLAYVHPCNYIAGYPCSVPELKLSLNESSFSAAFALDKPIWDNLLARWNNASDRANISGKPFWISGTKIVAAVRMGAGGTGGPDCQLTQMPTAIAIQKDPTGFNNTSQPLIINPGGNPTSVGPNGVVWSSIFPITVGGKSSCPDYPILDEHGHATMTATRMGGNDGSLCPECRIVSIEGLGGASTKWAADQGWIDVQTNSWLGLIPPPLDQQTGGTTTSAFIHAQDKMLVFAASGNGAAYLSGFAPTPTEVLSTAAPGVILVGAHDNGYVTQWSGAPAHVVADGYGGNRGENQGFGFGPHPVSCCTSAASPYAAGGGAAIVLEARQLLGDKGTGLRVVGAEKALAVNLSKANVYAGPLSDGILTLDEAKSLIEHTAEARPLEGANDGLLHWVATGDLSSESASYIPTFGPGANPFCNGCWTSPVKWADVPADVPAYVSIGYGAINERSVALAADVLAGTETEPTRADVDDFFAAEAIVRAPFFGPVSVPGVIPSGPVLGSGTIHLPAPQSRSGPGMTEGSWTTTGSFAAQGVDGLVVALPADAPGKTITAAGVSPFDETLGHDLDIYFYDAQRGFVGGASETPDESTVVPAGAAFAVVDLFLGAEVDVVTYIS, from the coding sequence ATGTTTGCTCTATTGCTTGCCATCGCGATCGCCGCACCGCTCCTGCCGATTCCATCGGCGACCGCGGACCACGCGGACGTGGGAACAGGACACGACCCCATAGTCGTGATAGCGCACATCGACGGCGGGATCAACCCATACAACCCGGTCTTTCGCGACGACGGGCCGCTCGCCTACGTCCATCCGTGCAATTACATCGCCGGATACCCGTGTTCGGTGCCCGAGCTCAAGCTGTCGCTGAACGAGAGCTCGTTTTCGGCCGCGTTCGCCCTCGACAAGCCCATCTGGGACAACCTCCTTGCGCGCTGGAACAACGCGTCGGACAGGGCGAACATCAGCGGTAAGCCGTTCTGGATCTCCGGAACGAAGATCGTCGCCGCGGTACGCATGGGCGCGGGAGGCACGGGCGGGCCCGACTGCCAACTCACCCAGATGCCCACGGCGATCGCGATCCAGAAAGACCCCACGGGCTTCAACAACACGTCCCAGCCCCTGATCATCAACCCGGGCGGCAACCCGACATCGGTGGGGCCGAACGGCGTGGTCTGGAGTTCCATCTTCCCGATAACCGTGGGCGGCAAGTCCTCGTGCCCGGACTACCCGATCCTTGATGAGCACGGGCACGCGACCATGACCGCCACCAGGATGGGCGGCAACGACGGCTCGCTCTGCCCGGAGTGCAGGATCGTCTCGATCGAAGGCCTCGGCGGCGCGTCGACGAAGTGGGCCGCGGACCAAGGATGGATCGATGTCCAGACGAACTCCTGGCTCGGGCTCATCCCTCCGCCCCTTGACCAACAGACCGGCGGCACGACCACGAGCGCGTTCATACACGCACAGGACAAAATGCTGGTCTTTGCCGCATCCGGAAACGGCGCGGCATACTTGAGCGGGTTCGCTCCCACGCCTACCGAGGTCCTTTCGACGGCGGCTCCGGGCGTCATCCTTGTCGGAGCCCACGACAATGGATACGTGACGCAATGGTCGGGCGCACCGGCCCACGTCGTCGCCGACGGGTACGGAGGCAACCGCGGCGAGAACCAAGGCTTCGGGTTCGGGCCCCACCCGGTCTCATGTTGCACAAGTGCAGCAAGCCCGTACGCGGCTGGAGGCGGCGCGGCGATCGTCCTTGAGGCGCGCCAGCTTCTTGGAGACAAGGGCACGGGGCTTCGCGTGGTCGGCGCTGAAAAGGCCCTCGCGGTGAACCTGTCAAAGGCGAACGTCTATGCCGGACCCCTTTCGGACGGCATTCTCACCCTCGACGAGGCGAAGAGCCTCATCGAGCACACGGCGGAGGCACGGCCTCTCGAAGGCGCAAACGACGGGCTACTCCACTGGGTCGCCACCGGCGACCTTTCGTCCGAGAGCGCATCGTACATCCCGACTTTCGGGCCGGGCGCGAATCCCTTCTGTAACGGTTGCTGGACGTCGCCCGTAAAGTGGGCGGACGTTCCCGCGGACGTACCGGCGTACGTCTCCATCGGGTACGGCGCGATCAATGAGAGGAGCGTCGCGCTTGCCGCCGACGTGCTTGCCGGGACCGAGACGGAGCCGACGCGTGCGGATGTTGACGACTTCTTCGCCGCGGAGGCGATCGTACGGGCGCCGTTCTTTGGGCCGGTGTCGGTCCCTGGCGTGATTCCATCGGGGCCAGTTCTCGGGTCAGGAACCATCCATTTGCCTGCGCCGCAGTCCCGCTCAGGGCCGGGCATGACTGAGGGGTCGTGGACGACCACCGGATCATTCGCGGCCCAGGGCGTCGACGGACTGGTCGTGGCGCTTCCTGCCGACGCGCCTGGCAAGACGATTACCGCGGCGGGGGTCTCGCCTTTCGACGAGACGTTGGGCCATGATCTGGACATCTATTTCTACGACGCACAGCGTGGCTTCGTTGGCGGCGCAAGCGAAACGCCCGACGAGTCGACTGTGGTTCCTGCCGGGGCTGCGTTCGCCGTGGTTGATTTGTTCCTAGGGGCTGAGGTGGATGTTGTGACTTACATCTCGTAG
- a CDS encoding methyltransferase has translation MPRSAGSPARIMQMARGFWETKALASAVELGLFSRFDGRSFTSREAAQALACSSRGMDALLASLTALGLLRASGRRSFRLAPDTSRFLVEGKPGYVGDYVLLCGNRMYSSWSDLTRRIREGRPAGVEAGADVFRSMDTDGVRRFTLGMHGMSQDSARHVFSKVSLAGRVRLIDVGGGSGAFIHAALRKWKGLSGTVFDRKTVLEVARSIARGTDLEARMAFAEGDLFDGPYAAGDAMVLSKILHDWSPGKDAIILRNCFEALSAGGILIIAEWFLDDDRRGPKDAALGSLNMLAEAEGANYAWSEYEEWARRAGFVKTRRVRLPRGGAINGVLILLKESQSDPSA, from the coding sequence ATGCCAAGGAGCGCCGGTTCCCCTGCCCGCATCATGCAGATGGCGAGGGGGTTCTGGGAGACCAAGGCGCTCGCCTCCGCCGTAGAACTCGGGCTTTTCTCCCGCTTCGACGGGCGGTCGTTCACATCCCGCGAGGCGGCACAGGCCCTTGCCTGTTCGTCTCGCGGCATGGATGCGCTCCTCGCATCTCTCACTGCTCTTGGCCTCCTTAGGGCGTCAGGCCGGCGTTCGTTCAGGCTCGCACCGGACACATCGCGCTTTCTCGTCGAAGGAAAACCCGGCTACGTCGGCGATTACGTGCTCCTCTGCGGCAACCGCATGTATTCGAGTTGGAGCGACCTCACTAGACGGATCCGCGAGGGCCGGCCGGCGGGCGTCGAGGCCGGCGCTGACGTCTTTCGATCGATGGACACGGACGGGGTGCGCCGGTTCACGCTGGGGATGCATGGCATGTCCCAAGACAGCGCCAGGCACGTCTTCTCGAAGGTCAGCCTCGCAGGAAGGGTGCGCCTCATCGATGTCGGCGGCGGCTCGGGCGCCTTCATACACGCGGCACTCCGGAAATGGAAGGGACTCTCGGGGACCGTCTTCGACCGAAAAACTGTCCTCGAGGTCGCGCGCTCGATCGCCCGGGGGACCGACCTCGAAGCGCGCATGGCCTTCGCGGAAGGCGACTTGTTCGACGGCCCGTATGCCGCGGGTGACGCCATGGTGCTCTCAAAGATCCTCCACGATTGGTCGCCGGGGAAGGACGCGATCATCTTGAGGAACTGCTTTGAAGCGCTATCCGCGGGAGGGATCCTCATCATCGCGGAGTGGTTTCTCGACGACGACCGCCGGGGGCCGAAAGACGCAGCGCTTGGAAGCCTCAACATGCTAGCGGAGGCGGAGGGCGCCAACTACGCGTGGAGCGAGTACGAGGAGTGGGCGCGCCGAGCCGGATTCGTGAAGACGCGTCGGGTCCGATTGCCGCGCGGGGGAGCGATAAACGGCGTGCTCATTTTGCTCAAGGAAAGTCAAAGCGATCCATCCGCCTAG
- a CDS encoding cysteine synthase family protein — protein MEDVDKGLLARTHGSNLLRLVGNTPLIRLAPASIPAGVDLFAKAEWCNPTGSVKDRAAAAMVVDGIRRGLLTRQRTLIDATSGNTGISYAALGAELGFKVMLCIPSNAGEERKRLLRAYGAELVLTDPMSGTDGAQEEARGLVSDGAGRYFYPDQYSNDANWRAHYDTTAPEIWAQTNGRITHFVAGLGTTGTFVGTTRRLRELRGDVRASSVEPDSPLHGLEGLKHMETASVPKIYDAKLADERLAVSTDDAQLAVKELAKKHGLLVGTSSGAAYVASLRLAHRLTEGVVVTIFPDSATKYMRDAYWEDTD, from the coding sequence GTGGAGGACGTCGACAAGGGCCTACTCGCCAGGACCCACGGGTCGAACCTCTTGAGGTTGGTCGGCAACACCCCATTGATCCGCCTGGCGCCAGCTAGCATCCCCGCCGGCGTAGACTTGTTCGCTAAGGCGGAGTGGTGCAACCCCACCGGTTCCGTCAAGGACCGCGCCGCCGCCGCGATGGTAGTGGACGGCATCCGGCGCGGCCTCCTCACCAGGCAAAGGACGTTGATCGACGCGACGTCCGGAAACACGGGCATCTCGTACGCCGCCCTTGGCGCCGAGCTCGGTTTCAAGGTCATGCTTTGCATCCCCTCGAACGCGGGCGAGGAACGCAAAAGGTTGCTTCGCGCCTACGGGGCGGAACTCGTGCTCACCGACCCGATGTCGGGCACCGATGGGGCCCAGGAGGAGGCCAGGGGCCTCGTGTCGGACGGCGCGGGGCGGTACTTCTATCCGGACCAGTACTCGAACGATGCGAATTGGAGGGCGCATTACGATACCACCGCGCCGGAGATCTGGGCCCAGACGAACGGGCGAATCACGCATTTTGTCGCGGGACTCGGGACCACCGGCACGTTTGTGGGAACGACGCGGCGACTCCGCGAACTTCGGGGCGACGTTCGTGCGTCCTCGGTGGAACCCGATTCGCCCTTGCACGGACTCGAAGGGCTGAAACACATGGAGACCGCGTCGGTCCCAAAGATCTACGATGCGAAGCTGGCCGACGAACGGCTCGCTGTCTCGACCGACGACGCGCAGCTGGCCGTCAAAGAACTTGCGAAAAAACACGGCCTCCTCGTCGGCACGTCAAGCGGCGCCGCCTACGTCGCGAGCCTCCGGCTGGCTCACCGGCTTACGGAGGGCGTCGTCGTCACGATCTTCCCCGACAGCGCGACGAAGTACATGCGGGACGCATATTGGGAGGACACGGATTGA